The region GCGCATTAACGTTAACGCACCGGATGAAACTGGCGCAACACCACTGCACGATGCGGCTTTTTTTCGTTCTCAGGCGGCTTTTTGTTGGCTGGTTCAAAACAGGAAAGATATCGATTTCCATGCGCATGACCAAACAGGTGCCACGCCGCTGCATTATGCGGTGCAAGCGGGGCTCAAAGAAGCAGTACTTTGTTTATGCAATCATGACGATAGTCTCAGGCTTGATGTCAATGCACGTGACCTTACAGGTTCCACGCCATTGCACTATGCTACCATAGATCGCTTTGCAGATATTGCAGATCAATGTGCTGTTGTTGCTGCACTGATCAAGCGAGGTGCTAACAAAAATGCGCTCAATCTGAAGCGAGAGATGGCACTTGCTCCCCATGCTCGTCTGTGCCTTGCGGCGTTTCTAGGCAATGTTGAAGCGATGAGAGGTGCGCATGCATTGGGGGCAAGCCCTCATGCACAAGATGCCAAGGGTTGCACGCCGTTGCACTATGCAGTAATGAGCAGAAATATCTATGCAATGGAATTTTTGTTAGGGCATCGCGTTCAGATTGTTGTAACAAATAATGCCGGTGCAACGCCAATGTGTATTGCACAACAGGTGCAGGATGAAGGTGCCGTGAAGATGCTGAATCTTTTTTTCAGGGCTAGCGCGCATTAAACAAAATTAGCTAACGAGGAAAAATGTTTATGGTAAAAATTACAAAAGTCTTGTTGTGTGCTTTGTTGTTGAATGCTGGTCTTTGGGCGGCTGCGCCGAGCAGTTCGTCTGGAGATGGAACAGAAGAGCTTACACGGGCGGTGGAAGGGTTGTCTCTTGATGGTTTGTCTTGTGGCTATTTGAAGAAAACACTGCTTCATCTCGCAGCCGAACAGGGCAACATAAAAGCTATTTATCAGTTGGTTGTTGAGCAAGGAGCTTCAATGAATGTGGGCGATTTTATGGGTCACACTCCT is a window of Candidatus Babeliales bacterium DNA encoding:
- a CDS encoding ankyrin repeat domain-containing protein, which translates into the protein MISKISKVVTCALLLGGPVWAASSSWTSNLDEFERARATDEKMFIAVELGNTTKLAELLLSSQALAGDVCNHDGATLLHWAVRHDKINVIEWLRNNVAPGLVNAQDNKGRTPLHYAAEKGNVGVVKALCESFERINVNAPDETGATPLHDAAFFRSQAAFCWLVQNRKDIDFHAHDQTGATPLHYAVQAGLKEAVLCLCNHDDSLRLDVNARDLTGSTPLHYATIDRFADIADQCAVVAALIKRGANKNALNLKREMALAPHARLCLAAFLGNVEAMRGAHALGASPHAQDAKGCTPLHYAVMSRNIYAMEFLLGHRVQIVVTNNAGATPMCIAQQVQDEGAVKMLNLFFRASAH